Proteins from a genomic interval of Schistosoma mansoni strain Puerto Rico chromosome 6, complete genome:
- a CDS encoding putative actin has translation MALIEDLPIVVDNGAGHLKAGYAGDGGPRILIPMLIGRPTKRSKYTDWFVGEHANVLRNELILNCPIANGIVTDIDGLSLVWYYMFMKELRTNPENHPVLISEYPLLPKSNREKLAEMVFEKFHMPGLFFTDQSALALYAYGLTSGLVVDVGTEMSNITPVNNTIFIPNALRRQNLGGSHVTELFRYMLAEEHPVAATSISRDFARLLKEKFCFISLNPDDERKQLNSTSNTQNVHQTPDGHIIRLTKERFMAPELLFYPRQAGLNGTTGLQNIIHESIQKCSADLHPTLYSNIVLSGGSTLFPGFSQRLENELKKLNSPVNQRIFIHKKQNDQKYAVWIGGSILASLSSFKEIYIQKKEYEEFGTRVVHTR, from the coding sequence ATGGCATTAATAGAAGATTTACCAATAGTTGTAGATAATGGAGCTGGACATTTAAAAGCTGGTTATGCTGGAGATGGTGGACCGAGAATTCTTATTCCAATGTTAATAGGTAGaccaacaaaacgttcaaaATATACAGATTGGTTTGTTGGTGAACATGCAAATGTTCTCCGAAATGAACTGATTCTTAATTGCCCTATTGCCAATGGAATTGTAACGGATATTGACGGATTATCATTAGTATGGTATTATATGTTTATGAAGGAACTACGTACAAATCCGGAAAACCATCCAGTTCTTATTAGTGAATATCCTTTATTGCCTAAATCCAATAGAGAAAAATTAGCAGAAATGGTTTTTGAGAAATTTCATATGCCTGGTTTATTCTTCACAGATCAATCTGCACTTGCTCTATACGCGTATGGGCTTACATCAGGTTTGGTTGTTGATGTCGGTACAGAAATGTCTAATATCACACCGGTCAATAATACAATTTTTATACCGAATGCTTTAAGGCGTCAAAATTTGGGTGGATCACATGTAACTGAATTATTTCGATATATGCTAGCGGAAGAACATCCTGTTGCAGCCACATCCATCTCACGTGATTTTGCACggcttttaaaagaaaaattttgttttatttcattgaatccAGATGATGAAAGAAAGCAATTGAATTCTACCTCAAATACACAAAATGTACATCAAACACCAGATGGTCATATTATACGTTTGACTAAGGAAAGATTTATGGCAcctgaattattattttatccaAGACAAGCAGGTTTAAATGGTACAACTGGACTACAAAATATCATTCATGAATCTATTCAAAAATGTTCTGCTGATTTACATCCAACATTATATTCAAACATTGTATTAAGTGGAGGTAGTACATTatttcctggattttcacaacgtttagaaaatgaattaaaaaagttgaattcaccagtaaatcaaagaatatttatacataaaaaacaaaatgatcAAAAATATGCTGTATGGATTGGTGGTTCCATTCTAGCCTCATTAAGTTcatttaaagaaatatatatacagAAAAAGGAATATGAAGAATTTGGTACAAGAGTTGTGCATACAAGATAA